One Brassica napus cultivar Da-Ae chromosome C4, Da-Ae, whole genome shotgun sequence genomic region harbors:
- the LOC106424325 gene encoding UDP-D-apiose/UDP-D-xylose synthase 1 → MANGAGRVDLDGKPIKPMTICMIGAGGFIGSHLCEKLLTETPHKVLALDVYNDKIKHLLEPDTAEWKDRIQFHRINIKHDSRLEGLVKMADLTINLAAICTPADYNTRPLDTIYSNFIDALPVVKYCSENNKRLIHFSTCEVYGKTIGSFLPRDHPLREDPSFYVLKEDVSPCIFGSIEKQRWSYACAKQLIERLVYAEGAENGLEFTIVRPFNWIGPRMDFIPGIDGPSEGVPRVLACFSNNLLRREPLKLVDGGESQRTFIYIKDAIEAVLLMIENPERANGHIFNVGNPNNEVTVRQLAEMMTEVYAKVSGEGAIESPTVDVSSKEFYGEGYDDSDKRIPDMTIINRQLGWNPKTSLWDLLESTLTYQHRTYAEAVKKATSKPVAS, encoded by the exons ATGGCGAACGGAGCTGGTAGAGTGGATCTGGACGGCAAACCGATAAAGCCGATGACGATATGCATGATCGGCGCCGGAGGTTTCATCGGCTCGCACCTCTGCGAAAAGCTCCTGACGGAGACTCCGCACAAGGTGCTCGCGCTCGACGTGTACAACGACAAGATCAAGCACTTGCTGGAGCCGGATACCGCCGAGTGGAAAGATCGGATCCAGTTCCATCGCATCAACATCAAGCATGATTCCAGGCTCGAAGGACTCGTCAAGATGGCGGATCTG ACTATAAATCTTGCTGCGATCTGTACTCCAGCTGATTACAATACGCGTCCTCTTGATACAATCTACAGCAACTTCATTGACGCGCTTCCAGTT GTTAAGTACTGCTCTGAGAACAACAAGCGGCTCATTCACTTTTCTACCTGTGAAGTTTATGGCAAAACCATTGGAAGCTTTCTTCCCAGGGATCATCCTCTGCGCGAG GATCCTTCTTTCTATGTTCTTAAAGAAGATGTTTCCCCTTGCATATTTGGTTCAATTGAGAAGCAAAGGTGGTCATACGCGTGTGCAAAGCAGTTGATTGAGAGACTCGTTTACG CTGAGGGTGCTGAGAATGGACTGGAGTTCACCATTGTAAGACCTTTTAACTGGATTGGACCTAGGATGGATTTCATCCCCGGCATTGATGGTCCTAGCGAAGGTGTCCCCCGTGTTCTCGCCTGCTTTAGTAAT AATCTTCTTCGCCGTGAGCCTCTGAAGCTTGTggatggtggagaatcacagagAACTTTTATCTACATCAAGGATGCTATCGAAGCTGTTCTTTTGATGATA GAAAACCCCGAGAGGGCCAATGGGCATATATTCAATGTAGGCAACCCGAACAACGAAGTCACAGTACGACAGCTTGCTGAAATGATGACCGAG GTATACGCAAAAGTGAGTGGAGAGGGAGCAATAGAGAGCCCGACGGTGGATGTAAGCTCAAAAGAGTTTTACGGGGAAGGTTATGATGACAGTGACAAGAGAATCCCAGACATGACCATCATCAACCGCCAACTTGGATGGAACCCGAAGACATCTCTGTGGGACTTGCTGGAATCGACCTTAACCTATCAGCACAGGACTTATGCAGAAGCTGTGAAGAAGGCAACATCCAAACCAGTAGCTTCCTAA